In the genome of Halostella limicola, one region contains:
- a CDS encoding nucleoside triphosphate pyrophosphohydrolase — MAREYDKLVRDRIPEIIEADGERPRVHVADEDEYERRLREKLDEEVREYREDGGVEELADVLEAVHALRELAGVSAEELEAIRVEKAEERGRFEERIVLERVE, encoded by the coding sequence ATGGCACGCGAGTACGACAAACTCGTCCGCGACCGGATCCCCGAGATAATCGAGGCCGACGGCGAACGCCCCCGCGTCCACGTCGCCGACGAGGACGAGTACGAGCGGCGACTGCGCGAGAAGCTCGACGAGGAGGTGCGGGAGTACCGCGAGGACGGCGGCGTCGAGGAACTGGCCGACGTGCTGGAAGCGGTCCACGCGCTCCGCGAACTGGCGGGCGTCTCGGCCGAGGAACTGGAGGCGATCCGGGTCGAGAAAGCCGAGGAACGGGGACGGTTCGAAGAGCGAATCGTCCTCGAGCGCGTGGAGTGA
- the sucD gene encoding succinate--CoA ligase subunit alpha has protein sequence MSVLVDDDTRVIVQGITGGEGKFHAEQMIEYGTNVVAGAVPGKGGQEVHGVPVYDTVERAAREEDADASVIFVPPAFAGDAVFEALDAPIDLAVAITEGIPTQDMARVNKRLGEVDTRLIGPNCPGIITPGEAKLGILPGNIFSSGNVGLVSRSGTLTYQVVDTLNDRGMGQTTAIGIGGDPIIGTDFVDALELFEADEDTEAVVMCGEIGGEDEEEAAKYIGEYMDTPVAGFIAGRTAPPGKRMGHAGAIVSGSGTGTAESKINALNDAGVPVGDTPEEVADHIEDLL, from the coding sequence ATGAGTGTTCTAGTCGACGACGACACCCGAGTCATCGTGCAGGGCATCACCGGCGGGGAGGGCAAGTTCCACGCCGAGCAGATGATCGAGTACGGCACCAACGTCGTGGCCGGCGCCGTCCCCGGCAAGGGCGGCCAGGAGGTCCACGGCGTGCCCGTCTACGACACCGTCGAGCGGGCCGCCCGCGAGGAGGACGCCGACGCGTCGGTCATCTTCGTCCCGCCGGCGTTCGCCGGCGACGCCGTCTTCGAGGCGCTCGACGCGCCGATCGACCTCGCGGTCGCCATCACCGAGGGCATCCCGACCCAGGACATGGCCCGCGTGAACAAGCGCCTCGGCGAGGTCGACACCCGTCTCATCGGGCCGAACTGCCCCGGCATCATCACGCCCGGCGAGGCGAAACTCGGCATCCTGCCCGGCAACATCTTCTCCTCGGGCAACGTCGGTCTCGTCTCCCGGTCCGGCACCCTCACCTACCAGGTCGTCGACACCCTCAACGACCGCGGCATGGGCCAGACCACCGCCATCGGCATCGGCGGCGACCCGATCATCGGCACGGACTTCGTCGACGCGCTCGAACTGTTCGAGGCCGACGAGGACACCGAGGCCGTCGTCATGTGCGGCGAGATCGGCGGCGAGGACGAGGAGGAGGCCGCGAAGTACATCGGCGAGTACATGGACACGCCGGTCGCCGGCTTCATCGCCGGCCGCACCGCGCCGCCGGGCAAGCGCATGGGCCACGCCGGCGCTATCGTCTCCGGCAGCGGCACCGGCACCGCCGAGTCGAAGATCAACGCCCTCAACGACGCGGGCGTCCCCGTCGGCGACACGCCCGAAGAGGTCGCCGACCACATCGAAGACCTGCTCTGA